The Micromonospora sp. Llam0 genome contains a region encoding:
- a CDS encoding ABC transporter permease produces the protein MIRSILLRRLISGVITLWLISVVIFAVLHVLPGDPRLIALGDEYTQEQWDAMTREMQLDQPLLTQYGSWLKGLVTLDWGNSLMSPYPISELLGSAVYYTALLTFFVMILVIPIATVIGVYSAVHSGRLADNIASFLTLSLAAMPGFAIAVLTIYFLATNVFRIFPGSSIFDPNVSVWSQLELFALPVLASVLGLIPYPIRMVRAAMIEALESDAVMVARLKGLPERTVIFRHALRMCLGPIVQAFGLTLVFLSGGTIIVETVFSYPGVGYELIQGVGRRDFPVIQTLVVILAFFTIVLNLLTDLAVMIVTPRLRTRM, from the coding sequence ATGATCCGATCGATCCTGCTTCGGCGACTGATCAGCGGGGTGATCACCCTCTGGTTGATCTCCGTCGTGATCTTCGCGGTGCTGCACGTCCTTCCTGGCGACCCGCGCCTCATCGCGCTCGGCGACGAGTACACGCAGGAGCAGTGGGACGCGATGACTCGCGAGATGCAGTTGGATCAGCCGCTGCTCACCCAGTACGGCAGTTGGCTCAAGGGATTGGTCACGCTCGACTGGGGCAATTCGCTCATGTCGCCGTACCCGATCTCCGAGCTGCTCGGTAGCGCCGTCTACTACACCGCGCTGCTCACGTTCTTCGTGATGATCCTGGTGATTCCGATAGCCACGGTGATCGGAGTGTACAGCGCCGTACACTCCGGTCGCCTGGCGGACAACATCGCCTCCTTCCTGACGCTGAGCCTCGCCGCGATGCCAGGATTCGCCATCGCTGTTCTGACGATCTATTTCCTCGCCACGAACGTTTTCCGGATATTCCCAGGGTCGAGCATCTTCGACCCTAACGTCTCCGTCTGGAGTCAGCTCGAACTCTTCGCGCTTCCCGTCCTCGCCTCGGTGCTCGGGCTGATCCCGTACCCGATCAGGATGGTGCGTGCCGCCATGATCGAGGCGCTGGAGAGCGACGCCGTCATGGTCGCCCGCCTCAAGGGACTACCCGAACGCACCGTGATCTTTCGGCACGCGCTGCGTATGTGCCTCGGTCCGATCGTGCAGGCTTTCGGGTTGACGCTCGTGTTTCTCTCCGGAGGCACGATCATCGTCGAGACGGTGTTCTCGTATCCCGGCGTCGGGTACGAACTGATTCAGGGGGTCGGCCGGCGCGACTTTCCGGTCATCCAGACCCTTGTCGTGATCCTGGCCTTCTTCACCATCGTGTTGAACCTGTTGACGGACCTGGCCGTCATGATCGTCACCCCTCGCCTCAGGACGAGAATGTGA
- a CDS encoding MFS transporter, with protein MNWPGPRLVLPGRRQTARTRTDSGPGPFAALSVPVFRALWLAEFAGDMGNWMHTVGAQWVIVGHANAVLLAALVVAAARMPVLVLSVPIGAIADFVDRRWLLLGSQAFQTLVGLALAVTSLLGWLGPTALLVYTLLLGLGSALSTVAFQALVPQLVTPPLLHSAVALAQVNLNIARVLGPVLGGLLVALTGPSTVFVLDAFSYLVFVVVLCFYKVPGRPARTRPALRRALVEGMVFVRRSVLIRRILVHSLLIGIPSSAVWALLPSVSTLRLGVDATGYGLLLAAAGAGSVFGALLLPGLRRRASDNTSLLVGGAASAGALGALALVQDLIGAAVALFVFGVTWMVMQTPLAATMALTAPDPIRGRVMALFQTVRMGSQSVGAVGWGLAATDLGLVPALVLSAVAMALAGLAALCLPVGPRRRTPGWPPVAIG; from the coding sequence GTGAACTGGCCCGGCCCACGGCTGGTGCTGCCCGGCAGACGGCAGACGGCCCGCACCCGGACGGACAGCGGGCCCGGCCCGTTCGCCGCGCTGTCCGTCCCGGTGTTCCGGGCGCTGTGGCTCGCCGAGTTCGCCGGCGACATGGGCAACTGGATGCACACCGTCGGCGCGCAGTGGGTGATCGTCGGACATGCCAACGCCGTACTGCTCGCGGCGCTGGTCGTGGCAGCGGCGCGGATGCCGGTGCTGGTGCTGTCGGTGCCGATCGGCGCGATCGCCGACTTCGTCGACCGGCGCTGGCTCCTGCTCGGGTCCCAGGCGTTCCAGACCCTGGTGGGTCTGGCGCTCGCGGTTACCAGCCTGCTCGGCTGGCTCGGCCCCACCGCGCTACTGGTCTACACCTTGCTACTCGGTCTCGGATCGGCGCTGTCGACGGTCGCCTTCCAGGCCCTGGTGCCGCAACTCGTCACCCCGCCCCTGCTGCATTCCGCCGTCGCCCTCGCCCAGGTGAACCTCAACATCGCCCGGGTGCTGGGCCCGGTGCTCGGTGGTCTGCTCGTCGCCCTGACCGGACCGTCGACGGTGTTCGTGCTCGACGCGTTCTCCTACCTGGTCTTCGTCGTCGTGCTCTGCTTCTACAAGGTCCCCGGCCGACCGGCCAGAACCCGCCCTGCTCTGCGGCGCGCGCTCGTCGAAGGCATGGTCTTCGTCCGGCGCTCGGTGCTGATCCGCCGCATCCTGGTGCACTCGTTGCTGATCGGCATCCCGTCGAGCGCTGTCTGGGCGTTGCTGCCGTCGGTGTCGACGCTGCGCCTCGGCGTCGACGCCACCGGGTACGGACTGCTCCTCGCAGCCGCCGGCGCCGGCAGCGTATTCGGCGCGCTGCTCCTGCCGGGCCTGCGCCGACGGGCGAGTGACAACACGAGTCTGCTGGTCGGCGGGGCGGCCTCGGCGGGTGCGCTCGGCGCGCTGGCACTGGTCCAGGACCTGATCGGTGCCGCGGTAGCCCTGTTCGTCTTCGGCGTCACCTGGATGGTCATGCAGACACCACTGGCGGCCACCATGGCCCTGACCGCACCAGATCCGATCCGAGGGCGGGTCATGGCCCTGTTCCAGACCGTACGCATGGGCAGCCAGTCGGTCGGCGCCGTCGGCTGGGGGCTCGCGGCGACCGACCTCGGCCTCGTGCCGGCCCTCGTGCTCTCCGCCGTGGCCATGGCGCTCGCGGGGCTGGCCGCCCTGTGCCTGCCGGTCGGACCGAGGCGACGTACACCGGGGTGGCCACCGGTGGCCATCGGCTGA
- a CDS encoding ABC transporter ATP-binding protein translates to MTDEMPAGTDDHVLDVRGLTVTVDAREPYDIVREVDFGLRAGGVLGLVGESGSGKTTLALSLLGFARDNLTLSGSVKVAGVEMVTATESARRSARGRVISYVPQDPMSALNPALRIGTQLAETMGESRWLRRAADWDRIRHLLERVKLPATKEFLRRFPHQLSGGQLQRVTIAMAMLNRPKAIVFDEPTTGLDVTTQAAVLDTIRDVIAEEGVAAVYVTHDLTVVGTIATRIAVMYSGLVVEDGPADEMLTASAHPYARRLILATPTVDQRRKLVGIAGTPLNPKERGTGCPFAARCDLVVDECLVATPEPVAVGLRHTSRCRRTDVVLAASYARPEDTGPQWTPPEHREPGLLFVRNVDISYGRRYDENRVLFGVDLTVREGECVALVGESGSGKTTLARAVSGLHKEAVDGRLHYDGQRMPWPSGSRTKVARREIQYIFQNPYGSLNPRHTIGRIITRPLETFGIVKGAARQREEVRRLLAQVSLPADYETRYPAQLSGGERQRVAIARALAARPRVLICDEITSALDVSIQASVLELLVKLRVEENLSLLFITHHIGVVRAIADSVVVLQNGVVVEAGSADQVLESPQHPYTEMLLRDTLVMPEAGSVDADGSGADSLNAGGTPAARG, encoded by the coding sequence ATGACCGACGAGATGCCCGCTGGCACCGACGACCACGTACTCGACGTCCGTGGGTTGACCGTCACGGTCGACGCCCGCGAGCCGTACGACATCGTGCGGGAAGTCGACTTCGGGCTGCGGGCCGGTGGGGTCCTCGGCCTGGTGGGCGAATCCGGCTCGGGCAAGACGACGCTGGCGCTGTCGCTACTCGGCTTCGCACGGGACAATCTGACCCTGTCCGGCTCGGTCAAGGTGGCCGGCGTCGAGATGGTCACGGCCACCGAATCGGCGAGGCGAAGCGCCCGTGGGCGGGTGATCTCCTACGTACCGCAGGATCCGATGTCGGCCCTGAACCCGGCGCTGCGGATCGGCACGCAGCTGGCCGAGACCATGGGCGAGTCGCGCTGGCTCCGCAGAGCGGCCGACTGGGACCGGATCCGGCACCTGCTCGAGCGGGTCAAGCTGCCGGCCACAAAAGAGTTCCTGCGGAGGTTCCCACACCAACTCTCCGGCGGACAGCTGCAGCGGGTCACCATCGCGATGGCGATGCTCAACCGGCCGAAGGCCATCGTCTTCGACGAACCGACCACGGGCCTCGACGTCACGACGCAGGCGGCCGTACTCGACACGATCCGCGATGTCATCGCTGAGGAGGGGGTCGCCGCCGTCTACGTCACGCACGACCTCACCGTCGTCGGCACGATCGCCACCAGGATCGCCGTCATGTACTCCGGACTGGTCGTCGAGGACGGCCCGGCGGACGAGATGCTCACCGCCTCGGCGCACCCCTACGCCCGCCGACTCATCCTCGCCACGCCAACGGTCGACCAGCGCCGCAAGCTGGTCGGGATCGCGGGGACGCCACTGAACCCGAAGGAACGCGGCACCGGCTGCCCATTCGCGGCCCGCTGCGATCTGGTCGTCGACGAATGCCTGGTGGCGACGCCGGAGCCCGTAGCGGTCGGGCTCCGACACACGTCGCGGTGCCGGCGGACGGACGTCGTGCTGGCGGCCAGCTACGCCCGCCCCGAAGACACCGGTCCGCAGTGGACACCACCGGAACACCGCGAGCCCGGGCTGCTCTTCGTCCGCAATGTCGACATCAGCTACGGCAGGCGCTATGACGAGAACCGGGTGCTGTTCGGTGTCGACCTGACCGTGCGCGAGGGCGAGTGTGTCGCGCTCGTGGGCGAGTCCGGCAGTGGCAAGACCACCCTGGCCCGCGCGGTCAGCGGCCTGCACAAGGAAGCTGTCGACGGCCGGCTCCACTACGACGGCCAGCGTATGCCGTGGCCATCCGGATCCCGGACGAAGGTCGCCCGCCGCGAGATCCAGTACATCTTCCAGAACCCGTACGGCTCGCTGAACCCGCGCCACACGATCGGCCGGATCATTACCCGGCCGCTGGAGACCTTCGGGATAGTCAAGGGGGCGGCGCGACAGCGCGAGGAGGTGCGCCGGCTGCTTGCCCAGGTCTCCCTTCCCGCCGACTACGAGACGCGCTACCCGGCGCAACTCAGCGGCGGTGAGCGGCAGCGCGTCGCGATCGCCCGCGCGCTCGCCGCCCGGCCCCGGGTGTTGATCTGCGACGAGATCACCTCCGCCCTGGACGTCTCGATCCAGGCGTCGGTACTCGAACTTCTGGTGAAGCTGCGGGTCGAGGAGAACCTCAGCCTGCTGTTCATCACCCACCACATCGGTGTCGTGCGCGCTATCGCGGACTCGGTCGTCGTGCTGCAGAACGGTGTGGTCGTCGAGGCCGGCTCGGCCGATCAGGTCCTGGAAAGCCCGCAGCACCCGTACACCGAGATGCTGCTCCGCGACACCCTCGTCATGCCCGAGGCCGGCAGCGTGGACGCCGACGGCTCGGGCGCCGACAGCCTGAACGCCGGCGGTACCCCGGCGGCCCGCGGGTAA
- the speB gene encoding agmatinase — protein sequence MSDESRSDGSDLPIGPPEATRVPRYAGPDTFARLPRLQDVSRADVAILGVPFDSGVSYRPGARFGPQAIRAGSKLLRSYHPALDVEPWKVLQLADAGDVAVNPFDIEEAVAEVQVAATALYHQVSKIVTIGGDHTIALPLLRAAYAQHGPISLVHFDAHLDTWESYFGARYTHGTPFRRAAEEGILALDSSAHVGIRNYVYSPHDFSEDRRLGFAIVSTLDIARRGVDDAIDRVRDRVGDHPVYVSIDIDALDPAHAPGTGTPEPGGLTTRELQLILHGLVGLNIVGADIVEVSPAYDHAELTSMAAAVAAFELLAMFAKAKP from the coding sequence ATGAGTGACGAGTCACGGTCCGACGGGTCGGACCTGCCCATCGGCCCGCCCGAAGCGACCAGGGTTCCGCGCTACGCCGGACCGGACACCTTCGCCCGGCTGCCCCGCCTGCAGGACGTCTCCCGCGCCGACGTGGCGATCCTCGGCGTGCCGTTCGACAGCGGCGTCTCGTACCGTCCCGGCGCCCGTTTCGGGCCACAGGCGATCCGCGCGGGCTCCAAGTTGCTGCGCAGCTACCACCCGGCGCTCGACGTCGAACCGTGGAAGGTGCTGCAGCTCGCCGATGCCGGAGACGTGGCGGTCAACCCGTTCGACATCGAGGAGGCCGTGGCCGAGGTACAGGTCGCCGCGACGGCGCTCTACCACCAGGTATCCAAGATCGTCACGATCGGTGGCGACCACACGATCGCGCTACCGTTGCTGCGCGCGGCGTACGCCCAGCACGGGCCGATCTCGCTGGTGCACTTCGACGCGCATCTGGACACCTGGGAAAGCTACTTCGGCGCGAGGTACACGCACGGCACACCGTTCCGGCGGGCCGCCGAGGAGGGCATCCTCGCCCTGGACAGCTCCGCGCACGTGGGAATCCGCAACTACGTCTACAGCCCACACGACTTCAGCGAGGACCGGCGGCTGGGCTTCGCCATCGTATCGACGCTGGACATCGCCCGCCGTGGCGTCGACGACGCGATCGACCGCGTACGCGACCGGGTGGGCGACCACCCCGTCTACGTCAGCATCGACATCGACGCGTTGGACCCCGCACACGCCCCCGGGACCGGCACGCCGGAGCCGGGTGGCCTGACCACCCGGGAGCTTCAGCTCATCCTCCACGGGCTGGTCGGCCTGAACATCGTCGGCGCCGACATCGTCGAGGTGTCACCGGCGTACGACCATGCGGAGCTGACCTCGATGGCCGCTGCGGTAGCCGCTTTCGAACTCCTGGCGATGTTCGCGAAGGCCAAGCCATGA
- a CDS encoding GntR family transcriptional regulator, which yields MLRERILLGLIQPGDRLRQVEIAAELGLSTTPVRESFRSLATEGLVAIDEHRGVAVRKLTIAECIEMQELIALVEPDNLRHAVPLMDEATLAEADALCRKMSRADVGNSYALLNRELHLTLARASGRHRAIALLAELLTLSALHVPSDSARLPGRRAQSRREHRALVDAARAGDGEEAARLAYEHCQPILSLLRNDLERDRDG from the coding sequence GTGCTTCGCGAGCGGATCCTGTTGGGTCTGATCCAGCCGGGTGACCGGCTGCGCCAGGTCGAGATCGCCGCGGAGCTCGGACTGTCCACGACACCGGTGCGGGAGTCGTTCCGTTCGCTGGCGACCGAGGGGCTGGTCGCGATCGACGAGCATCGTGGCGTCGCGGTCCGGAAACTGACCATTGCCGAGTGCATCGAGATGCAGGAACTGATCGCGCTGGTCGAACCGGACAATCTGCGGCATGCGGTGCCGTTGATGGACGAGGCGACGCTGGCCGAGGCTGACGCGTTGTGCCGCAAGATGAGCCGCGCCGACGTCGGAAACAGCTACGCGCTGCTCAACCGCGAGCTCCATCTGACCTTGGCCCGAGCGTCGGGTCGCCATCGGGCGATTGCCCTGTTGGCCGAGCTGCTCACGCTCAGTGCACTGCACGTGCCGTCCGACAGTGCTCGTCTGCCCGGCCGGCGCGCCCAGTCGCGGCGTGAACACCGGGCACTGGTCGACGCCGCTCGCGCCGGTGACGGCGAGGAGGCCGCGCGGCTGGCCTACGAGCACTGCCAGCCGATTCTGAGCCTGCTCCGCAACGATCTGGAGCGTGACCGCGACGGGTGA
- a CDS encoding LacI family DNA-binding transcriptional regulator yields the protein MARERPTLEAVARRAGVSRATVSRVVNGSTTVAVPIQDAVRRAVQELGYVPNLAARSLVTQRTDSMGLILPETATRVFSDDQVFPGIIHGVSQELEAADKQLVLMMSGSVGSHDRVERYALGRHVDGVMFASIHGVDPMPGTLARSGLPVVCSGRPMGQVSAGVPYVDVENEAGAERAVRYLLGSGRRRVATIAGPQDMIAGVDRLAGYRTVIRETGGRSLVAAGDFTRESGAIAMRQLLEDDPALDAVFVASDLMAHGAIRTLREAGRRVPDDVAIIGFDDIEMAGYMDPALTTVRQPIQEIGRTLARLLLRLADGEAVEPAVVLPTELVRRDSA from the coding sequence ATGGCCAGGGAACGTCCGACGCTGGAGGCGGTGGCCCGCCGGGCCGGCGTGTCCCGGGCCACCGTCTCGCGCGTGGTGAACGGCTCCACCACCGTCGCCGTACCGATCCAGGACGCGGTCCGTCGGGCGGTCCAGGAGCTGGGGTACGTCCCCAACCTGGCCGCCCGCAGCCTGGTCACCCAGCGCACCGACTCGATGGGGCTGATCCTGCCGGAGACCGCCACCCGGGTCTTCTCCGACGACCAGGTCTTCCCCGGCATCATCCACGGCGTCAGCCAGGAGCTGGAGGCGGCCGACAAGCAGCTGGTGCTGATGATGTCCGGCTCGGTCGGCAGCCACGACCGGGTCGAGCGGTACGCCCTGGGCCGGCACGTCGACGGCGTCATGTTCGCCTCGATCCACGGCGTCGACCCGATGCCCGGCACGCTGGCCCGCAGCGGCCTGCCGGTGGTGTGCAGCGGCCGACCGATGGGACAGGTCAGCGCCGGGGTGCCGTACGTGGACGTGGAGAACGAGGCCGGCGCCGAGCGGGCGGTCCGCTACCTGCTCGGATCCGGCCGGCGACGGGTGGCGACGATCGCCGGCCCGCAGGACATGATCGCCGGGGTGGACCGGCTGGCCGGCTACCGGACGGTGATCCGGGAGACCGGTGGGCGGTCGCTGGTCGCCGCCGGCGACTTCACCCGCGAGTCGGGCGCGATCGCGATGCGTCAGCTGCTCGAGGACGACCCGGCGTTGGACGCGGTCTTCGTCGCCTCCGATCTGATGGCCCACGGTGCCATCCGTACGCTGCGGGAAGCCGGCCGCCGGGTGCCCGACGACGTCGCGATCATCGGTTTCGACGACATCGAGATGGCCGGCTACATGGACCCGGCGCTGACCACCGTCCGCCAGCCGATCCAGGAGATCGGCCGGACGCTGGCCCGGCTGCTGCTGCGGCTGGCCGACGGCGAGGCCGTCGAGCCGGCGGTGGTGCTGCCCACCGAGCTCGTCCGGCGCGACTCCGCCTGA
- a CDS encoding GH1 family beta-glucosidase, which yields MTNSNEPIRFPDSFIWGAATASYQIEGAARAAGRGPSIWDTFSRTPGKVHAGHTGDVACDHYHRYRDDVALMAELGLHTYRFSIAWPRVQPDGTGPVNPHGLDFYDRLVDELRGRGIEPIVTLYHWDLPQTLEDRGGWTNRETAEAFAEYARAVYARLGDRVQTWTTLNEPWCSAYLGYGTGLHAPGRTDPAATFQTVHHLLLGHGLANQALRAAGASTVGITVNPTSAFPADPASEADAKAVELVEDLQNRIFLDPILRGGYPQRILDHVSRFTGLDHIRDGDEKIIGEPIDLLGINYYSPTYLAARDGAPGGGGAFPGTEGIEFIAPEPPLTDMGWQIQPAGLTALLSKLGRDYPGVPMIITENGAAFPDQLAPDGERVHDADRVAYLDGHLRAAHAAIATGVDLRGYLVWSLLDNFEWSYGYAKRFGIVYVDYLTQRRVPKDSARWYQEVIRRNGIG from the coding sequence GTGACGAACTCCAACGAGCCCATCCGGTTCCCCGACTCGTTCATCTGGGGCGCGGCGACCGCCTCGTACCAGATCGAAGGCGCCGCCCGCGCGGCCGGTCGCGGCCCGTCGATCTGGGACACGTTCAGCCGTACGCCGGGCAAGGTGCACGCCGGGCACACCGGGGACGTGGCCTGCGACCACTACCACCGCTACCGCGACGACGTGGCGCTGATGGCCGAACTGGGGCTGCACACCTACCGGTTCTCGATCGCCTGGCCGCGCGTGCAGCCGGACGGCACCGGCCCGGTCAACCCGCACGGGCTGGACTTCTACGACCGGCTCGTCGACGAGCTGCGCGGGCGTGGCATCGAGCCGATCGTCACCCTCTACCACTGGGACCTGCCGCAGACCCTGGAGGACCGGGGCGGCTGGACCAACCGGGAGACGGCCGAGGCCTTCGCCGAGTACGCGCGGGCCGTGTACGCCCGGCTCGGCGACCGGGTCCAGACCTGGACCACGCTCAACGAGCCGTGGTGCTCGGCGTACCTCGGCTACGGCACCGGGTTGCACGCCCCGGGCCGTACCGACCCGGCCGCCACCTTCCAGACCGTGCACCACCTGCTGCTCGGCCACGGCCTGGCCAACCAGGCGCTGCGCGCCGCCGGCGCGTCGACCGTCGGGATCACGGTCAACCCGACGTCGGCTTTCCCGGCCGACCCGGCCAGCGAAGCCGACGCCAAGGCGGTCGAGCTGGTCGAGGACCTGCAGAACCGGATCTTCCTCGACCCGATCCTGCGCGGCGGCTACCCGCAGCGAATCCTCGACCACGTCAGCCGGTTCACCGGCCTGGACCACATCCGCGACGGCGACGAAAAGATCATCGGCGAGCCGATCGACCTGCTCGGTATCAACTACTACTCCCCCACCTACCTGGCCGCCCGCGACGGCGCCCCCGGTGGTGGCGGGGCCTTCCCCGGCACCGAGGGCATCGAGTTCATCGCCCCGGAACCGCCGCTGACCGACATGGGCTGGCAGATCCAGCCGGCCGGGCTGACCGCGCTGCTGAGCAAGCTGGGGCGGGACTACCCGGGCGTACCGATGATCATCACCGAAAACGGCGCCGCCTTCCCCGACCAGCTCGCCCCCGACGGCGAACGGGTCCACGACGCCGACCGGGTCGCCTACCTGGACGGGCATCTGCGGGCCGCGCACGCCGCGATCGCCACCGGGGTCGACCTGCGCGGCTACCTGGTGTGGTCGCTGCTGGACAACTTCGAGTGGTCCTACGGCTACGCCAAGCGATTCGGCATCGTGTACGTGGACTACCTGACCCAGCGGCGGGTGCCGAAGGACAGCGCGCGGTGGTACCAAGAGGTGATCCGCCGCAACGGCATCGGCTGA
- a CDS encoding ABC transporter permease, protein MDARPSVARQRGFIRRALKLGRTRVGIAAVLAVVLFAIVGPYFAPFSTTEFVGIPFSGPGGEALSGTDRIGRDVWTRFLSGGRDLLVVSAFATILGVAVGTIIGLVAGYTKKVVDETLMRFVDLMMAFPGLAFSLLVITVAGAQTWVLVVAVGVGLFPHTARVVRSATVGVAESDYVRYSEATGTPTRRILFSEILPNILVPLSVETGQRYTLSLGSVAGLNYLGLGVKPPAADWGLMIQENQAGLLTTPMAVLLPVIAIIVVTVGANLVSDGLAVAAAGADGR, encoded by the coding sequence GTGGATGCGCGACCATCGGTGGCACGGCAGCGCGGATTCATCCGGCGGGCACTGAAACTCGGCCGGACCCGGGTGGGTATCGCGGCCGTGCTCGCGGTGGTTCTCTTCGCGATCGTCGGGCCGTACTTCGCCCCGTTCTCGACCACCGAGTTCGTCGGCATTCCGTTCTCCGGGCCCGGCGGCGAAGCGCTCTCCGGCACCGACCGGATCGGCCGTGACGTCTGGACGCGATTCCTCTCGGGCGGTCGCGACCTGCTCGTCGTCAGCGCGTTCGCGACGATCCTGGGCGTCGCCGTGGGCACCATCATCGGACTTGTCGCCGGCTACACCAAGAAGGTCGTCGACGAGACCCTGATGCGCTTCGTCGACCTGATGATGGCCTTCCCCGGGTTGGCCTTCTCACTCCTGGTCATAACGGTCGCCGGTGCCCAGACCTGGGTCCTCGTCGTCGCTGTCGGCGTCGGCCTGTTCCCGCATACCGCGCGGGTGGTGCGCTCCGCGACGGTCGGTGTCGCCGAGTCCGACTACGTTCGGTACAGCGAGGCGACGGGCACACCCACCCGCCGTATTCTCTTCTCCGAGATCCTGCCGAACATCCTCGTGCCGTTGTCGGTCGAGACCGGGCAGCGCTACACCCTCTCGCTCGGCTCCGTCGCCGGCCTGAACTACCTCGGTCTCGGCGTCAAGCCGCCGGCCGCCGACTGGGGCCTGATGATCCAGGAGAACCAGGCCGGCCTGCTCACGACACCGATGGCGGTCCTCCTACCGGTCATCGCGATCATCGTCGTCACCGTCGGTGCCAACCTGGTGAGCGACGGCCTCGCGGTGGCCGCCGCCGGCGCCGACGGCCGGTGA
- a CDS encoding MFS transporter, which yields MKSRDVAVPQPQVDPASPTTRTSVSVWAIALIVICQSTQGFSLGGIALFLPLIRDDVGLTFGQAGTLGAVSLLVFAAMQVPAGYLADRFGPKRLFLLGLVGLNLCSLTFALVDSFTILLVNQALSGLARAFVFAPGLLLITHEFPAHRRATALGLYVAGGFSSNILLSLAGPALVGHVGWRWIFVGFSLLGLGVTALYWRAGSPGPTRQRDSYVRLRELPGLLAHPVMWVAGGVQFVRYSVVNGLGFWLPTYLIAEKGFSLHTAGLLLAAAAAVTASSNFLGGHVSDRLRRPALVIGVSLAVLTATIVALVSARSLPVVVVVVLVQAVFLQFYFGPLFEIPIRVLGVRTAGLTSGWSNLCANIGGLSFAFGLGQVKDLTGSFAIGMYAMVGLCLLGLVGAYGLSVLLARAARSATEPAVAATGPERTW from the coding sequence TTGAAATCACGTGACGTGGCCGTACCGCAACCACAGGTCGATCCCGCATCGCCGACGACCCGAACCTCGGTGTCGGTGTGGGCGATCGCCCTCATCGTGATCTGCCAGAGCACGCAGGGCTTCTCGCTCGGCGGCATCGCCCTGTTCCTGCCGCTGATCCGCGACGATGTCGGGCTGACCTTCGGCCAGGCCGGCACCCTCGGCGCGGTCTCCCTGCTGGTGTTCGCCGCCATGCAGGTCCCGGCCGGATACCTGGCGGACCGGTTCGGCCCCAAGCGGCTGTTCCTGCTGGGCCTGGTCGGTCTCAACCTCTGCTCCCTCACCTTCGCCCTGGTGGACTCCTTCACCATCCTTCTCGTCAACCAGGCACTCTCCGGCCTGGCCCGGGCGTTCGTCTTCGCCCCCGGACTGCTGCTCATCACTCACGAGTTCCCGGCACACCGTCGAGCCACCGCGCTCGGGCTCTACGTGGCCGGCGGCTTCTCCTCGAACATCCTGCTGAGCTTGGCGGGTCCCGCGCTGGTGGGCCACGTCGGCTGGCGGTGGATCTTCGTGGGTTTCTCTCTGCTCGGCCTCGGGGTCACCGCGCTGTACTGGCGCGCCGGTAGTCCCGGCCCGACCCGACAACGCGACTCCTACGTACGGCTACGGGAGTTGCCCGGCCTGCTCGCCCACCCGGTGATGTGGGTGGCCGGCGGGGTGCAGTTCGTCCGCTACTCGGTGGTCAACGGCCTGGGCTTCTGGCTGCCCACGTACCTCATCGCGGAGAAAGGCTTCTCCCTGCACACGGCGGGCCTGTTGCTCGCGGCGGCGGCCGCGGTGACCGCGTCGTCGAACTTCCTCGGCGGGCACGTCTCGGACCGGTTGCGGCGCCCCGCCCTGGTGATCGGCGTCTCGCTGGCGGTGCTCACCGCGACCATCGTGGCCCTGGTCTCGGCGCGCTCGCTGCCCGTCGTCGTCGTGGTGGTCCTGGTGCAGGCGGTCTTCCTCCAGTTCTACTTCGGACCACTGTTCGAGATCCCGATCAGGGTGCTCGGCGTGCGCACCGCCGGCCTGACCAGCGGCTGGTCCAACCTCTGCGCCAACATCGGCGGCCTGAGCTTCGCCTTCGGGCTCGGGCAGGTCAAGGACCTGACCGGTTCGTTCGCCATCGGGATGTACGCGATGGTCGGTCTCTGCCTGCTCGGCCTGGTCGGCGCGTACGGGCTGTCGGTCCTGCTCGCCCGGGCCGCCCGCTCGGCGACCGAACCGGCAGTCGCCGCCACCGGCCCGGAGCGAACCTGGTGA